In one Thermosipho ferrireducens genomic region, the following are encoded:
- a CDS encoding phosphoenolpyruvate carboxykinase (ATP): MKRSVIIDGSVIYTNYSQIMGQRKFESLLKDFIEILKKKNSPLLETLNPFKVGNEIDLHRLVEYLHLLTMRNIKELSNIINYVNPKELARFIESFYSFWRSKHRFMVRKERYVEDYNRRASIEYTMTMIGDQFKAVVKNLYRQLISNVTNEFPNVMRQLPSGAQVMFLVDDVENEKFKDYQWMHNIPTIWGAIFDPPAIFYTKSNKRRGIIPIVEKNILDRISLDPREWYRFPIMVGDLLFYNFVHREYLAHGAGLANLFEIATPKIVKNTKPEGIVIFGIKPEDIPDYDERWKNAVVFKDNNFYVGVIPGTKENDYFGYMKKTTLTVHNLIRISQNRLPIHGSMARITLQSGKSAVAMFIGDSGAGKSETLDALNRLDEVAEVDIIIDDMGSLDIVNGQIVAYGTETGAFVRLDDLPPGYAYHTMDRSIFMNPDKINARVIVPFNNYTDVITPTPIDFFLYANNYTEVSNDEDRIKFFNSPQEALEVFSEGKRMAKGTTAEVGITTSYFANPFGAVQMRKKHHEIAKKFIEKMFETGIKVGEIRTMLGIAGYEKDGTLLAAKALLKLIEKKGG, translated from the coding sequence ATGAAAAGAAGTGTGATTATTGATGGTTCAGTGATTTACACAAACTATAGTCAGATCATGGGGCAAAGAAAATTTGAATCTTTACTTAAAGATTTTATTGAAATCTTAAAGAAAAAAAATAGCCCACTTCTTGAAACTTTGAATCCTTTTAAAGTAGGGAATGAAATTGATTTGCACAGACTTGTAGAATATTTACATTTGCTTACTATGCGAAATATCAAAGAATTAAGCAACATAATTAATTATGTTAATCCAAAAGAACTTGCCAGATTCATAGAATCGTTTTACTCTTTCTGGAGAAGTAAGCATAGATTTATGGTCAGGAAAGAGAGATACGTAGAAGATTACAACCGTCGTGCAAGTATTGAATATACGATGACCATGATAGGCGATCAATTTAAGGCAGTTGTAAAAAACCTTTATAGACAACTAATCTCCAACGTAACTAATGAATTTCCAAATGTTATGAGACAACTGCCAAGCGGAGCACAGGTAATGTTTTTAGTTGATGATGTAGAAAATGAAAAATTTAAAGATTACCAATGGATGCATAATATCCCAACAATCTGGGGAGCCATTTTTGATCCACCTGCTATATTTTACACAAAATCCAACAAAAGAAGAGGAATAATTCCTATAGTTGAAAAGAACATTCTTGACAGGATTAGTCTTGATCCAAGGGAATGGTATAGATTTCCAATAATGGTTGGCGATTTACTATTTTATAATTTTGTTCACAGAGAATATTTAGCTCACGGGGCAGGACTTGCAAATCTCTTCGAAATAGCCACACCAAAAATTGTTAAAAATACAAAACCTGAAGGCATTGTAATATTTGGCATAAAACCGGAAGACATACCTGATTATGACGAAAGATGGAAAAATGCTGTTGTCTTTAAAGATAACAATTTTTATGTGGGGGTTATTCCAGGAACAAAAGAAAATGATTATTTCGGTTACATGAAAAAAACTACTCTCACTGTTCATAACCTCATTCGTATATCTCAAAATAGACTTCCAATTCATGGCTCAATGGCAAGAATCACTCTGCAATCTGGAAAAAGTGCAGTTGCTATGTTCATAGGAGACAGTGGAGCTGGAAAAAGTGAAACATTAGATGCGCTAAACAGATTGGATGAAGTAGCTGAAGTTGATATTATAATAGATGATATGGGAAGCCTTGATATTGTAAACGGCCAGATAGTTGCTTACGGCACTGAAACAGGCGCTTTTGTAAGGCTCGATGATTTGCCACCGGGATATGCATATCACACTATGGACAGAAGTATTTTCATGAATCCTGATAAAATAAACGCAAGAGTGATAGTTCCTTTCAATAACTATACTGATGTTATCACTCCAACACCAATAGATTTCTTTTTGTATGCAAACAACTATACGGAAGTCAGCAACGATGAAGATAGAATTAAATTTTTCAATTCTCCACAAGAAGCTTTAGAAGTATTTTCTGAAGGTAAGCGAATGGCAAAAGGCACCACAGCAGAAGTTGGAATTACCACTTCTTACTTTGCAAACCCATTTGGAGCTGTTCAAATGAGAAAAAAACATCACGAAATAGCCAAAAAATTCATTGAAAAAATGTTTGAAACAGGAATAAAAGTCGGTGAAATTAGAACAATGCTTGGAATAGCAGGTTATGAAAAAGATGGCACGTTGCTTGCTGCAAAAGCTCTTTTAAAATTAATAGAAAAAAAGGGGGGATAA
- a CDS encoding TldD/PmbA family protein encodes MLEHGLIQDILGAVLKHGGDFAEIFFEKKYSNRFELKDGNLETASSDHTIGVGIRGFFGKKAIYAYTNDLTRENLLLVAKRVGEALGETKFENMIFNFDKKDIKNKHFVIFYPEDIQKNLKVNIMKKAYLAAKNYSKLITQVAIWYWEYDQEVLIVNSEGTWAEDRRVKTRLMINAIAEHNGNMERGFYGPGASMGYEFFEKIDVEEAAKRAARIAARMVDAEPAPAGKMPVIISNEFGGVIFHEAVGHALEATSVAKGASVFAGKLGEKVAAECVSAVDDATIPNAWGSANIDDEGTPTRRNLLIDKGILVGYLIDKLGARRMNMESTGSARRQDYTFPPTSRMSNTFILPGDYHPEEIISATEYGLYAKTMGGGSVNPGTGEFNFAVNEAYLIEKGRITRPVKGATLIGKGYEIIQKIDMVGNDIARGQGVCGSFSGAVPADVGQPTIRVSEITVGGRNK; translated from the coding sequence GTGCTTGAACATGGACTAATTCAAGATATTTTAGGTGCTGTCTTAAAACACGGCGGAGATTTTGCAGAAATATTTTTTGAAAAAAAGTATTCAAATCGTTTTGAACTAAAAGATGGTAATCTTGAAACTGCTTCAAGTGATCACACTATTGGTGTTGGAATAAGAGGTTTTTTTGGAAAAAAAGCTATCTATGCGTATACAAATGATTTAACCAGAGAAAATTTATTGTTAGTGGCAAAGCGTGTTGGTGAAGCACTCGGAGAAACAAAATTTGAAAATATGATATTTAACTTCGACAAAAAAGATATAAAAAATAAACACTTCGTGATTTTTTATCCTGAAGATATCCAAAAAAATCTAAAAGTAAACATTATGAAAAAAGCTTATCTTGCTGCTAAAAATTATTCAAAACTAATAACGCAGGTGGCAATATGGTACTGGGAATATGATCAGGAAGTTTTGATTGTAAACTCAGAAGGTACATGGGCAGAAGACAGGAGGGTAAAAACCAGATTAATGATTAATGCCATAGCAGAACACAATGGAAACATGGAACGTGGTTTCTATGGACCAGGTGCCAGTATGGGATACGAATTTTTTGAAAAGATAGATGTAGAGGAAGCTGCAAAAAGAGCCGCAAGAATTGCTGCAAGAATGGTAGATGCTGAACCTGCTCCTGCTGGTAAAATGCCCGTAATTATATCAAATGAATTTGGTGGTGTTATATTTCACGAGGCAGTTGGACACGCACTCGAAGCCACATCAGTAGCAAAAGGCGCCTCGGTATTTGCAGGTAAGCTGGGGGAAAAAGTGGCAGCTGAATGTGTCTCTGCTGTAGACGATGCCACAATTCCAAATGCCTGGGGTTCTGCAAATATCGACGATGAAGGCACCCCAACGAGAAGAAATTTACTTATCGACAAAGGAATACTTGTGGGATATCTCATAGACAAACTTGGAGCACGCCGTATGAATATGGAAAGTACAGGAAGCGCTCGAAGACAGGATTATACCTTTCCACCAACATCGCGCATGAGCAATACTTTTATCTTGCCAGGAGACTATCACCCGGAAGAAATAATTTCAGCAACTGAATATGGACTTTACGCTAAGACTATGGGCGGCGGTTCTGTAAATCCTGGAACCGGAGAGTTTAATTTTGCAGTTAACGAAGCATATCTTATAGAAAAAGGAAGAATAACCAGACCTGTGAAAGGGGCTACACTCATTGGAAAGGGCTATGAAATAATTCAAAAAATAGATATGGTTGGAAACGACATTGCACGTGGACAGGGAGTATGTGGCTCTTTCTCGGGAGCTGTTCCAGCTGATGTTGGACAACCGACAATAAGAGTATCAGAGATAACAGTTGGGGGGCGAAATAAATGA